The Flavobacterium johnsoniae UW101 genomic interval TGTTCTTCTGTAGTCATAGGAAAAGAAGTTATGAGTTATGAATTATGAGTTGTTGCAGCGACACACCAGAGTGCGTCTACGTCAAGTTTGTAATTAGAATTTTTAAATTGAAATTTTAGTCTTTATCCTCCTTGCGTAGCAGAAATAATTAAAATTTCGTCGGTTTCTTGTACAAGGAATTCGTTCCATTTGATTTTTGGAACAACGGTATTGTTTACAGCAACGGCGATTCCGTTTTGCTTGTGCGGAATTTCGAGATCGAGCAATGATTGAACGCTTAGCGATTCAGCATTGAATTTTTTGGTTTGTTGATTGATTTTTAGTTCCATTCCTTTTTGAGTTTAGTGTATAGATACACAATAGGAATGGCTGCAATAACGCACAGAAATGCGTTCAAGAAGTCATCTTACTTTTCCCTACGCTAGTATGAACTAGATCAGGTTCAGAGGGTAAAATCTCAGCCTGCGTGATGCAGACACCCCTAAAGTGTGAAGCAAATGTAATGATTT includes:
- the thiS gene encoding sulfur carrier protein ThiS → MELKINQQTKKFNAESLSVQSLLDLEIPHKQNGIAVAVNNTVVPKIKWNEFLVQETDEILIISATQGG